One Companilactobacillus farciminis KCTC 3681 = DSM 20184 genomic window, CTGTTTGTCCGGTAAATAATATTTCTGATGACATCAGGCAAATGGCAATTGACCAAGTTTTGAAGCCTTTTGTTCATCAACTGTATCAAGAAGGTATCAAGTACACTGGCATTTTATATGCTGGCTTGATCTTGACTAAAGATGGTATCAAGGTAATTGAATTCAACGCTCGTTTCGGCGATCCGGAAACAGAAGTTGTTTTGCCACGATTGAAGTCTGACTTATCTGATATTTTTGTGAAGATTTTAAATCATAAAAAGATTGCCGAGATAAATTGGGAAACCAAAGGTCTCAACTTAGGTGTCTTTGCAGTCAGCAAAGGTTATCCACAACAACCAATTTTTGGTAGTTTGGGTAAAGTCGCTGATTTCAAAAACTGTCCTTTGACGATCAACTTTGCTGGCGTTCGTAAGCAAGATGATGAATTGATCAGTAATGGTGGACGTTTGTACTTGATGCAAACACGAGCTGATTCATTGAGTCATGCTCAAGCAGACATTTATCAGAATTTGCAACGGATGAATCAAGAGAATATTTTTTATCGACGCGATATTGGTAAAAATTCCATATAAACGAAAAAGACGACAATTTCGATTTGAAATGTCGTCTTTTTTATTTATATAATTATTTATGTTTCTTTTTTGGTGGGATATATTCAAAACTGGGATCAATTTCATTATCGATTTTATCCCAAGCTTTTTCCATATCATCGTTAACTTGTTTAGTCTGTGCTTCATCCAATTTAGCTTTGAAGTCAAAGTCGATTTCTGGACCAACTCCGATTGTGATTCTTTGGTGTTTCAAAAGACCGCCGAATGTTAGTGGTCCTTGATAGACAAAAGGAACTAACGGAGCCTTAGAAAGTTTAGCTATTAAAGCAGCGCCACCTTTTAAATCTTCTGAATAACGAGTTCCAGAAGGGAACATGATCAAAACTTTGCCTTCTTTTTTCAAGGCTTTAACAGGTGTCTTGATTACTGAAGGACCAGGATGTTCACGATCGACTGGGAAAGCGTGGGCATGGACTAAAATGAATCTTAAAATCGGATTCTTGAAGAGTTCTTTTTTTGCCATAAAAGTTGCATCACGTGGCGAGATTACCAAAGCAAAGAAGATTGGCTCCCACCAAGTTCGATGAGGTGCTACTAGAATATAAGGCTTATCAGGCAAGTTTTCCTTGCCAACAACGTGATAACGCCCGTTTAAGAGGAAGACTAGTCCTCTAACTAAAACACGAATTACTTTATAAAACATAAAATTCTCATTCTCCCAAAAATAATTTTCACTTATTTAAAATACCATAAAGCAGGTGTAATATGTCGATTAATTCTCAAGATACGATTGCCAATAGCGGTATCAAGATCAATCAGGACAAAGAGCTCTATTCATTTAACCTTGATACTATTTTACTCTATAATTTCGCAAATCCCGCAAAAAAAGGCAAAGTTGTCGATTTATGTGCTGGCAATGGGGCCATCGGTTTATCTTTAGCTAGTAAAACTTCCGCCAAAATTTATTTAGTTGAAATTCAAAAACAACTCGCAGATTTGGCACAACAAAGCATCACAGATAATCATCTCGCTAGTCAAGTGACGTTGATCAATGATGATTTAAAAAACGTACAACAATACATCGCTCATGATACAGTTGATACGATCGTCTGCAATCCGCCATATTTTAAAGTGACTGATCAAACGGCAATCAAAGATAATGCCGTTTTAGCCATAGCTCGTCACGAACTAAAGGCTGATTTAAAAGATATTTTGTCAGCGATTAAAGTTTTACTCAAGGAAAATTCTCATGCCTATTTAGTTTATCGTCCACAACGACTCAGCGATTTGTTAGTAACGATGAATGAAGAGAAATTGCAAGCTAAGCGTCTAAGATTCGTCAGAACGACTTCTAAAAAAGATGCCAATTTAGTATTAGTCGACGCTATCAAAACCGTAAAGACCGCATCTTTGAAAGTAGAACCAGACTTAGTTATTTATGACGAAAATCATCAATTGAGTAAAGAGGCCGATTTAATAATCAATGGAAAGTAAATACTATGTATACATGTTGTTATGCAGCGACCAGACTTTTTATACGGGAACTAGTAATAATGTAGAAAAGCGAGTAAAGACGCACAATGCCGGCAAAGGTGCTAAGTACACGAAAGTTAGACGTCCGGTGCAACTCATGTATACCGAAGAACTAGCTAATAAATCCGCAGCCTTGAAACGGGAGATTGTAATCAAAAAGCTGACACGTCAACAAAAAGAACAACTTTTAAAAAGTCACGGAATAAATTGGCACGACTACTTGATTAAATAGTGGTCTTCATTTATAATATTAAACCGTATTGAATACACACACTTAACGATTCAGTTGATGGTGCGCGAGTCGCGTTTCAATTGAATAGGACTTAAGTGGAGGTAAAAACCAGGAGGAACTTTTTATGTCAGTTATTTCTATGAAACAACTTCTTGAAGCCGGTGTACATTTCGGTCACCAAACAAGAAGATGGAACCCTAAGATGAAGCCATTTATCTTTACACAAAGAAATGGTATTTACATCATTGATTTACAAAAAACAGTACGCATGATCGACGATGCATACAACTATATGAAGGCTGTTGCCGGTGATGATGGAATTTTCCTATTCGTTGGTACAAAGAAACAAGCCCAAGACGCTGTTGCTGAAGAAGCTACACGTGCCGGTCAATACTACGTTAACCACCGTTGGTTAGGTGGAACTTTGACTAACTGGAACACAATCCAAAAACGTATCAAGAGATTAAAGGACATCAAGGCAATGGCTGAAGATGGTACTTTTGATCGTCTACCTAAGAAAGAAGTTGCTTTACTACAAAAGCAACAAGCTAAGCTTGAAAGATTCCTTGGTGGTATCGAAGATATGCCAAGAATTCCAGATGTTATGTTCATTGTTGATCCTCACAAGGAAAACATTGCTGTTAACGAAGCTAAGAAGCTTAACATTCCTATCGTAGCTATGGTTGATACAAACACAGATCCAGATCCTATCGATGTTATCATTCCTTCAAACGATGATGCTATTCGTGCCGTTAGATTAATCACATCTAAGATGGCTGATGCTATCGTTGAAGGTAAACAAGGTGAAGAAGCTGTTTCAGATGCAGACTTTGCTAAGGATGACAACAACGACGAAAATTCTGATGCTGCTGATGCAAAATCTATCGAAGATTTAGCACAAGCTAAGAACACAAGCGAAGATAACAAATAATTAAAATAATAAACGTAAAATAGAGTCATCTGAGTAAGATGGCTTTATTTATACGACTGGAGGATTACTAATGGCTAAAATTACTGCTGCTCAAGTTAAAGAATTACGTGATAAGACAAGCGTTGGTATGATGGATGCTAAGAAGGCATTGGTTGCTGCTGACGGTAATATGCAAGAAGCTATCGACAAACTTCGTGAAAAGGGTATTGCTAAGGCTGCCAAGAAGAGTGGTAACATTGCTGCTGAAGGTTTGACACATATCGAAATTTCAGGTAACAAGGCTGCTATCATCGAAGTTAATTCTGAAACTGACTTTGTTTCATCAAATGACAAATTTATCAACTTAGTAAACGAAATTGGTAAAGCTGTTGTTGCTAATGAACCAAAGACAATGGACGAAGCTTTGGAACTTAAGATTGGTGACCAAACAATCAACGAAGCTATCACTGGCTTAACAGCTGTTATCGGTGAAAAGATTTCATTGAGACGTTTCCAAGTTCTTGACAAGACTGATTCACAAGTATTCGGTTCATACCTACACAATGGTGGTTTGATCGGTGCTATCGTTACTCTTGAAGGTGCTGATGAAGCTACTGCTAAAGACGTTGCTATGCACGTTGCAGCCGTAAACCCTGAATTCATGGATCGTGATCAAGTTCCTGCTGATCGTCTAGAACATGAAAAAGCTATCTTCACTGAAGAAACTAAGGCTGAAGGTAAACCTGAAAAGATCATTCCTAGAATCGTTGAAGGCCGTCTAAACAAGTTCTTGTCAGAAATTAGTTTGGCTGACCAAGAATTCGTTAAGGATTCAGACATGACAGTTCAACAATTCGTTGAATCAAAGAATGGTAAGTTAGTTTCATTCGTTCGTTATGAAGTTGGCGAAGGTATCGAAAAGAAACAAGAAGACTTTGCTGAAGAAGTAAAGAACCAAATGAAGTAATTTTTTAACAATTTCGAGAAAGGTCGCTTAATTCAATTTGAATTAAACGACCTTTTCTTTGTATAAAGGGTTGTATCCGAGCAATTTTTATTTAAAAATAGTGTTTAGATAAATTTAGTGTTTCTAATATGTTAAAATGTTTAATAGCAAAATTAAAGGAGAGTACTTATGCCTAATATCAAGTATAAAAGAATTATCTTAAAAGTTTCTGGTGAAGCTTTAGCTGGAGAAAAAGGATTTGGCATTAATCCCCCAGTTATCAAAAAAATCGCTGAACAAATTAAAAGTGTTCATGATTTAGGTGTTGAAGTTGCCATTGTTTGTGGTGGTGGAAACATCTGGCGTGGTGAAACTGGTGCTGAAATGGGTATGGATCGTGCTCAAGCAGATTACATGGGTATGATGGCTACAGTTATGAATGGTCTAGCTTTACAAGATGGTTTGGAAAATATTGGTGTCCCAACTCGTGTGCAAACTTCAATTGAAATGCGTCAAGTTGCAGAACCATATATCAGAAGAAGAGCCGTTAGACATCTAGAAAAAGGCCGTGTAGTTATTTTTGCCGGTGGAACTGGTAATCCATACTTCTCAACTGATACTACTTCAGTACTACGTGCTGCTGAAATTGAAGCTGATGTTATTTTGATGGCTAAGAATGATGTTGATGGTGTTTATTCAGCTGATCCTAAGAAAGATCCAAATGCTAAGAAGTATTCAGAATTGTCACAACTTGATATTATCAATAAGAACCTCGGTGTTATGGATACAACAGCTTCTTCATTGTCAATGGATAACAATATTCCATTGATCGTCTTCAACTTGAACAAGCCAGAAAACATCAAGAAGGTTGTTCAAGGCGAAAATATCGGAACAATTATAAAGGGTGGTAATGATGACAAATAAAGCTATTACAAAAGCAAAAGAGAATATGTCCAAGTCAGTTGACGTTTTGAGTCGTGAACTAGCTAATATTCGTGCCGGTAAGGCCAATGCTTCAATTTTAAGTAACGTAAGAGTTATGTATTATGGAACAGAAGTACCATTGAATCAAGTTGCTTCTATCAATATTCCTGAAGCACGTGTTTTGATGATCACACCTTATGACAAGTCTTCACTAGATGACATTGAACATGCTATCAACTCATCAGATTTGGGCTTAAATCCTGCTAATGACGGTAGTGTGATTCGTTTGGTTATTCCACAACTTACTGGTGAACGTAGACAAGAAATTGCCAAGCAAGTAGGTAAGGAAGCTGAAAGTGGACGTATTGCTGTTAGAAACGTTCGTCGTGAAGCTATGGATGATTTGAAGAAACAACAAAAGAACAATGATATCACAGAAGACGAATTGCATACTTTAGAAAAAGATGTTCAAAAAGTTACTGACGATGCCATTGCTCAAATGGATAAACTAGCTGCAGATAAGGAAAAGGAAATTACTGAAGGCTAATTTATATGACAGAAGATATTAGGAAGAGATTAGATCCAGATGCTTCGATTCCAAAGCATGTAGCAATTATTATGGATGGTAATGGACGGTGGGCTAAGAGATTAGGTCAACCAAGAATTGCTGGTCATAAAGAAGGCATGAACAATGTCAAAACGATTGCAACTGCTGCCAGTCATTTAGGTGTTAAAGTCTTGAGCCTTTATGCCTTTTCAACTGAAAATTGGAGTCGTCCTAGCAAAGAGGTCAATTTTTTGATGCGCCTACCAGTTGACTTCTTTGGGACATTTATGCCCGATTTAATCAAAGAAAATATTAAAGTATTGGTAACCGGATTTACGGACCATTTGCCTGATAGAACGAGAAAAGTAGTTATGAAAGCAGTTGAGGATACGAAGGATAATACCGGTATGATCCTCAACTTTGCTTTTAATTATGGCGGTCGTGCTGAAATTGTCCATGCAGCAAAAGAGTTGGCAATTAAAGCTCAGGATGGTTCAATAGATCCAACAGACATTGACGACGAATTGTTTTCTAGTCAATTATTAACTAGTCAATTGGGTGAGTTAGCTGACCCAGACTTGTTGATCAGAACTAGTGGCGAAGAGCGAATTTCTAATTTCATGTTATGGCAATTAGCCTATTCGGAAATGGTCTTTGATAAAACTCTTTGGCCTGATTATTCGGTTGATAATTTGATTGAGGATATTCAAGAATTCGATAGAAGAGATCGCCGTTTCGGTTCGGTCTAGTTAGTTTGGGGGAAAATCATGAAACAACGTGTAATTACTGCCGTTATTGCTTTGGCAATTTTTATTCCCATATTGCTTGCAGGTGGAATTTGGCTAGAAGTTGCAGCAGCAGCACTAGCAGCAGTTGGTGTATTTGAAGTTTATATCATGCGCAAGAGAATTATCGTTTCAGTCGACTTTTTAGTGACAATTTTAGGAACGTTAGCTTTAGTAGTACCAAACGGTTTTTATAGCGGTTGGTTGCCTAAGAGTTTCTCACGTCTTGATTTATTTTATGTCTTCGCAGTTATTTTGTTAGTCATTACTGTTTTGACTAAGAACAAATTTAATTTTGAAGATGCAGGTGTTTCAGTAGTTTCAATGCTTTATATCGGAACAGGATTCCACTATTTAGCAGCTGTCAGAAATTCACAGCCAGGACTAGGTTTGTTGATGTATGCTTTGATCGTTGTTTGGTCAACTGATATTTTTGCCTATACGTTTGGTAGAAAAATTGGTAAGCATAAATTATGGCCTGCTATCAGTCCTAATAAGACATGGGAAGGAACAATTGCTGGTATTATTATGGCATTAGTTCTTTCTGGAGTTTATATGATTTTTGTCCCACAAGAATATTCCATCACTTCAATGTTGATGATTGCTTTTGTCTTGTCTATTATGGGACAAATGGGCGATTTGATTGAATCTGCCTACAAGAGATTTTACAAAGTTAAGGATTCAGGAAATATTTTGCCAGGTCATGGTGGAATCTTGGATCGTTTTGATAGTATGTTGATCGTACTACCATTGCTACACATTTTTGGTTTAGTCTAAATTAGCTCGTGGAGGTTAAAATGACCGCGATAATTACATTTATAATCGTTTTTGGAATTTTGGTAATTGTCCATGAATTTGGACACTATTATGCTGCAAAAAAATCAGGAATCTTAGTTCGTGAGTTTTCTGTTGGTATGGGACCGAAGATCGTCGCTTACCGCAAAAATCATACGACCTATACTTTGAGACTGCTGCCTTTAGGTGGGTATGTCCGCATGGCTGGTGCGCAAGAAGATGATTCTGAAATTCAACCGGGAACGATGGCATCATTAGTAATTAATGATGACGATAAAGTAACAAAAATTATAACTTCAAGTAAGGTTTATGATGCAAACGCGGTTCCAGTTCAAATCTCTAAAGCTGATCTTGTTGATGATTTAGTAATCGAAGGATACGAAAATGGTGATGAAACTGTCACTAAAAAGTATTCAGTTGATCATGATGCAACGATTGTT contains:
- a CDS encoding lysophospholipid acyltransferase family protein, giving the protein MFYKVIRVLVRGLVFLLNGRYHVVGKENLPDKPYILVAPHRTWWEPIFFALVISPRDATFMAKKELFKNPILRFILVHAHAFPVDREHPGPSVIKTPVKALKKEGKVLIMFPSGTRYSEDLKGGAALIAKLSKAPLVPFVYQGPLTFGGLLKHQRITIGVGPEIDFDFKAKLDEAQTKQVNDDMEKAWDKIDNEIDPSFEYIPPKKKHK
- a CDS encoding phosphatidate cytidylyltransferase, with product MKQRVITAVIALAIFIPILLAGGIWLEVAAAALAAVGVFEVYIMRKRIIVSVDFLVTILGTLALVVPNGFYSGWLPKSFSRLDLFYVFAVILLVITVLTKNKFNFEDAGVSVVSMLYIGTGFHYLAAVRNSQPGLGLLMYALIVVWSTDIFAYTFGRKIGKHKLWPAISPNKTWEGTIAGIIMALVLSGVYMIFVPQEYSITSMLMIAFVLSIMGQMGDLIESAYKRFYKVKDSGNILPGHGGILDRFDSMLIVLPLLHIFGLV
- the frr gene encoding ribosome recycling factor — its product is MTNKAITKAKENMSKSVDVLSRELANIRAGKANASILSNVRVMYYGTEVPLNQVASINIPEARVLMITPYDKSSLDDIEHAINSSDLGLNPANDGSVIRLVIPQLTGERRQEIAKQVGKEAESGRIAVRNVRREAMDDLKKQQKNNDITEDELHTLEKDVQKVTDDAIAQMDKLAADKEKEITEG
- a CDS encoding isoprenyl transferase is translated as MTEDIRKRLDPDASIPKHVAIIMDGNGRWAKRLGQPRIAGHKEGMNNVKTIATAASHLGVKVLSLYAFSTENWSRPSKEVNFLMRLPVDFFGTFMPDLIKENIKVLVTGFTDHLPDRTRKVVMKAVEDTKDNTGMILNFAFNYGGRAEIVHAAKELAIKAQDGSIDPTDIDDELFSSQLLTSQLGELADPDLLIRTSGEERISNFMLWQLAYSEMVFDKTLWPDYSVDNLIEDIQEFDRRDRRFGSV
- the tsf gene encoding translation elongation factor Ts, with the translated sequence MAKITAAQVKELRDKTSVGMMDAKKALVAADGNMQEAIDKLREKGIAKAAKKSGNIAAEGLTHIEISGNKAAIIEVNSETDFVSSNDKFINLVNEIGKAVVANEPKTMDEALELKIGDQTINEAITGLTAVIGEKISLRRFQVLDKTDSQVFGSYLHNGGLIGAIVTLEGADEATAKDVAMHVAAVNPEFMDRDQVPADRLEHEKAIFTEETKAEGKPEKIIPRIVEGRLNKFLSEISLADQEFVKDSDMTVQQFVESKNGKLVSFVRYEVGEGIEKKQEDFAEEVKNQMK
- a CDS encoding GIY-YIG nuclease family protein, which gives rise to MESKYYVYMLLCSDQTFYTGTSNNVEKRVKTHNAGKGAKYTKVRRPVQLMYTEELANKSAALKREIVIKKLTRQQKEQLLKSHGINWHDYLIK
- the rpsB gene encoding 30S ribosomal protein S2, whose protein sequence is MSVISMKQLLEAGVHFGHQTRRWNPKMKPFIFTQRNGIYIIDLQKTVRMIDDAYNYMKAVAGDDGIFLFVGTKKQAQDAVAEEATRAGQYYVNHRWLGGTLTNWNTIQKRIKRLKDIKAMAEDGTFDRLPKKEVALLQKQQAKLERFLGGIEDMPRIPDVMFIVDPHKENIAVNEAKKLNIPIVAMVDTNTDPDPIDVIIPSNDDAIRAVRLITSKMADAIVEGKQGEEAVSDADFAKDDNNDENSDAADAKSIEDLAQAKNTSEDNK
- a CDS encoding tRNA1(Val) (adenine(37)-N6)-methyltransferase — protein: MSINSQDTIANSGIKINQDKELYSFNLDTILLYNFANPAKKGKVVDLCAGNGAIGLSLASKTSAKIYLVEIQKQLADLAQQSITDNHLASQVTLINDDLKNVQQYIAHDTVDTIVCNPPYFKVTDQTAIKDNAVLAIARHELKADLKDILSAIKVLLKENSHAYLVYRPQRLSDLLVTMNEEKLQAKRLRFVRTTSKKDANLVLVDAIKTVKTASLKVEPDLVIYDENHQLSKEADLIINGK
- the pyrH gene encoding UMP kinase yields the protein MPNIKYKRIILKVSGEALAGEKGFGINPPVIKKIAEQIKSVHDLGVEVAIVCGGGNIWRGETGAEMGMDRAQADYMGMMATVMNGLALQDGLENIGVPTRVQTSIEMRQVAEPYIRRRAVRHLEKGRVVIFAGGTGNPYFSTDTTSVLRAAEIEADVILMAKNDVDGVYSADPKKDPNAKKYSELSQLDIINKNLGVMDTTASSLSMDNNIPLIVFNLNKPENIKKVVQGENIGTIIKGGNDDK